One region of Strongyloides ratti genome assembly S_ratti_ED321, chromosome : X genomic DNA includes:
- a CDS encoding Astacin-like metalloendopeptidase, with protein MIFIDKFNIFILHFGIIVNTLMIKNEEVVLRKRSALNTKQIKTNEWINWCLDSETMKEINVLNLKQAFESIEFMSCLLFVEYDTCDQSSEEQMLIFKYDKNIKTIDLEIDPKQNVNGFYKMTIGKRCNESKRCLLRKILSFLGLILNTKRADRDNFIKVNESNIDPFYLKNFVIDNNADTANTSYDYGSIMQLSNFEFRNGMKRTFKIKPSHYEVMLGQGYGLSFTDIKLLNIRYCKASCIDNDMAKNVKCKNGGIINPYSCANCICPNMFAADKFCEKMDPSDSSCPSSEFNATSKKTKLVIKGKKRCNIKIIAKEGKKILITVKKAVLSAIYPCFEGLGLEVKYRKDKTLTGLILCVIPESVSIVSEDETVLLQYNGEQNNHIAIIEYQMK; from the exons ATGATATTCATTGATAAgtttaacatatttatacTTCATTTTGGTATAATAGTTAAC actttaatgattaaaaatgaagaagTTGTGTTAAGAAAAAGAAGTGCTCTTAAtacaaaacaaataaaaacaaatgaaTGGATAAATTGGTGTTTAGATAGTGAAACAATGAAAGAAATTAATGTATTGAATCTCAAGCAAGCTTTTGAAAGCATTGAGTTTATGTCatgtttattatttgtagAATATGATACATGTGATCAATCATCTGAAGAACAAATgctcatttttaaatatgataaaaatattaaaacaattgaTTTAGAAATTGATCCAAAACAAAATGTTAATggcttttataaaatgacaaTTGGAAAACGATGTAATGAAAGTAAAAGAtgtttattaagaaaaattttatcatttttgggattaattttaaatactaaAAGAGCAGATAGAGATAACTTTATTAAAGTTAATGAAAGTAATATTGATCcattttacttaaaaaattttgttattgataataatgcTGATACCGCTAATACTAGTTATGACTATGGATCAATTATGCAGCTTTCCAATTTTGAATTTCGTAATGGAATGAAaagaacttttaaaattaaaccaAGTCATTATGAAGTAATGCTTGGTCAAGGATATGGATTAAGTTTTACAGATATTAAGTTACTTAACATACGTTATTGTAAAGCTTCATGTATTGATAATGATATGgctaaaaatgttaaatgtaaaaatggCGGTATTATAAATCCATATTCATGTGCTAATTGTATATGTCCTAATATGTTTGCTGCAGATAAGTTTTGTGAAAAAATGGATCCATCTGATAGTTCGTGTCCTTCAAGTGAATTTAACGCTACAAGTAAGAAAACCAAATTAGTTATAAAGGGAAAAAAACgatgtaatattaaaattatagcAAAAGAAggcaaaaaaattttaattacagTTAAAAAAGCTGTTCTTTCTGCAATTTATCCATGTTTTGAAGGATTAGGGCTAGAAGTTAAATATAGAAAAGACAAAACTCTTACTGGTCTCATTCTTTGTGTTATTCCAGAAAGTGTTAGTATAGTTTCTGAAGATGAAACAGTTTTACTACAATATAATGGAGAACAAAATAATCATATTGCAATTATAGAATatcaaatgaaataa